CCCTGCAGCCGGCTCCCGTCGGCGCTCCTCGGCCGCCTTGCTACCGCTTCGTTCACAGGCACCTCGGGCCCCTCCTCTGGCTGTCCCGAACGGATCATGTCGTCTGTTGCGCGAAAAGTATGTCATGTATCGGGTGTCGCGCAAAGACTGTCCTTAGAATGCTGTGCATGGTTGAAGTGCCTGGCTCTCACAGCGGATGGACGTTCGTCACCAATCACGCGCGTGTGCTGGCGGCCATCGCCGACAATCCGAACATCCGGATCCGCGACATCGCCGCCCACTGCCGGCTCACCGAACGCGCCGTCCAGCGGATCATCTCCGACCTCGAGCAGGACGGTTACCTCTCCCACACCCGCGACGGCCGCACCAACACCTACCGCATCCAGCCCGACAAGGTCCTGCGCCACCCCGCGGAAGCGGGCCTGCCGGTGGCCGCACTGCTCTCCCTGCTCGTGCAGGACGAAAGCGACCGCACGCGCGAGCCCGGCCGCCACGCATCCCACCTGACCGGTACCGGCGGCACGCGATAGCGAGAGACTCAAGGCGCCGGCCGCGGCACACGGGCCTCGACTCTCGCGGTCACCCCCAGCCCTTTTGGGCGCCGCCGGGCGGGTGGTGAGCCGTGCGCGGGCTGTTGCCGGGGCGATGGTCGACGGCCACTGCGTGAAGGGCGCGGCCGCGCTCTTCACACGAACAGGGTCTTCGGTCGGCGGCGGGGGCAGGGCCAGGCCGGAGGGAGGCGACAGCAGAGGACGTGTCTCTGTTCTTGTCGATCTTGACGTGGGCTTCTTCGTGATCTCCGCCGCGAACGTCCGTATCGACAAGTCGGCTTCCACGCGGACTTTCCCTGCGGTTCCCCGGTCTACGGCTGTCGCCCGGGGGTGTCCTTGCTCTGCTCGTGCTTCCTGCGCCGGTTCCAGTCCTGCAGGGCCACCTCGGCGACCAGCCGGGTGCGCCACTCCTGCAGACGCTTCATCTCGTAGTCGCCGAGGTTCTCGTCGATGCCGTAGATCGTCCCCCGCTCGGCTTCGAGCTCCTCTTCCAGGAGGTCCAGGGCCTCCTGGAGGTCGCCGTTCAGCTCCAGCGCCGTGACCAGGGCCGTGCGTATGGACCGCGTCTCGTCCTTGCGCTGCCAGCCGAAGGCCTGGGACTCGGCATACAGGACTCGCAGCAGGCGTACCCCCTCGGCCGCTTCGCCGTTCTCGGCAAGGAACCGGGCCAGGTACGCCCGCCGGCGGTGGGTGTCGGCGTGGTCGGGGCCCAGCACCCTGGCGGAGTCGTCCGCTACCGCCCGTGCCTCGGCGACGGCGCCGTCCAGGTCACCGACCCTGCGGCGGCGCCAGGCGAGTGCCGATCGGCACCCCAGAGTGCCGGGGTCGTCGGCCCCGAACTCCGCGGTCCGTTCGGCTGCTTCCGCCTCGGCCAGCCGCAGGATCTCGGGGTGCCGTCCTTCGTGGAGGAGCCAGGAGAAGACCCTCGAGTGGGCGGTGAGGGTGTGGGGGTGCCAGCGGCCCAACTCCCGGGTGAGGTAAGCGATGTCCTCGTGCACGTCCGGCCAGGGACGGGCCTCACGCCGCTCCCTGTGCCGGAAACGGCGTCTGACCCGCCAGGTGCGGACAGTGCGCCGCGGCCTGCGCTGCTCCTCACCAGTGTCCCGGTCGCTTTGGCTCTCGCTCATCTCCGTCATCAGAACCCGCCTCCGTGGTCCACCCACGACTCCTCGTCCTTGGCCCGCTCGTACGCGCTGCGCCAGGTCCAGCTGCGGTCCAGCAGGTCACGCTCCTCCGTGCTGAGGGCCCGCTCGGCCGGGTGCGCCGGAAGACGGCGGCAGTACGCCGCGAACCGGTCACGACGCCTCGGCCAGCAGCGTTCCGCAAGCCAGACCAGTGGCACCGCCATCAAGGCCCACAGCACCAGACAGCACCACGCGCCGACCACGATCGGCCCGACGCCGCTGGTCCAGTACTCCTGCCGCAGGAAGACCACCTGGACGGAGATCCAGAGGGTGAACAGAATCAGCGTGGCGAAGGCAGCGCCTGCGATGGAGTCCCTTGTGCGCAGCGACCAGCGCGGCACCTTGAGATCCTCGGCCCGCAGGAAGGCGTCACGCTGCCGCGTGTAACCGGATTCCCAGTACAGACGGCTCAGCGGAAACGGTTCGCCCTGCCGTCGCAGTGTGGCCAGCAGGGCGGCCGGCATCGGATGCCCGGGTGCCGCGGCAGACTCCTGTGCCCTGTCGGTGACCTCCATCATCCCGTCGTCGCGGATCCTGATCAGGCCGGCGCGTAGCAGTTCGGCGGCTGCGGCCCTGTCCACGCGGGACGGTCTACGGGCCGTGGCCACCGCGTGGTACGGGTCGATGTCCACCGTGCCCAGCCCCGCTGCCGCCGCCCGGTCGGCCCGGTCCCGGATCCACCACAGCACTCCGAGCACGGGAAACGCCGCGCAGGCCGACGCCAGCGCGACCAGGAGCATGTCCATCTGGCTCAAGACCGCACCCTCCCCTTCTCCGAAAGCCCGTCGGTTTCCTTCCCTGCTCCGAAGGCGCACATCCACGGGAACGGTTGCGGACACGAGTGACCTCCGCCCCGGGAAAATCGGGAACCCGCTCGATGACGGCCGCGGTTCAGGAACACGCACAGCGGATCATCGTCTCCGTCCTGAGCCATCTCTGCACGTGGGAGCCGACAGCATTCGTCGCTCAGGGCGGGGCACGCCGGTCTTCGCCGAAGAGCGGCGTCTTTGAGCTCGGCACCGCCCGGGGGTTTGTGGCGAGGGCAGGGCGCAGTCTTCGCGGCCAGGTTCTCGGGCACGCCGTGGTCTTCGCCCGGGCTCGTGGGTCACGGCATAGACCGCAGAGGCGGGTGCTGTGTCGTTATCCCTGTGGGCTGGAGCAGTGGCGGTGGTTCCGGGCCAGGGTCCTCGGTGAGGATGACGCCGGCGGTCGCCTGGTCGAAACCGGCCGGCCAGCGTGTGTTCTCGCTGGCCACCGCGCCGGTCAGACGTGCCTGGAGGAGGTCGGCCGTTTTCAGGTCGGCGCCGCGCAGGTCGGCCAGGCGCAGGTCGGCGCGGCGGAAGACCGCGCCGCCCGCGTCAGCCTTGCGCAGATTCGCCTCGCGCAGGTCTGCCTCGGTGAAGTCCGCTTCGCGCAGGTCGGTTTCGACCAGTCGTGCGCCCCGCAGGTCGGCCAGAACGCAGCGGGCCCGGCGCAGGATCGCGGTCTTGAGGTCGGCGTGCCGCAGGTTGACCGAGACGAGAGAGGCCTGCGTCAGGTTGGCGTGGTACAGGCCCGCCGCCTCCATACAGGACCGGTCGAGGTTGACCTCGTGCAGCCACAGCCCGTCGCAGTCGGCCCTGCGCAGGTCCGTGACGCTGAGGTTGATCCAGGACTGTTCCCGGGGTTGCAGCAACAGCACGCCGAGGCCGGTCAGCGCCACCTGGGCGTCGGCGGCGCGGATCTCCAGCGGCACGACGTCGTTGATGGGTACGTCCGCCGCCGGTGCCTGCGGTCCGGCGGGCGGCCAGGGCAGGTGGGTACGCAGGTACGCGGCCTGGATGGAGATGACGGCCTCGCGGTCGCGGGCGGAATGCTCGGCGATCCGCCACAGCGCGTGGAGCCCGCCGATGCGTGTTTCCAGCTTGTCGCTGCCGAGCTGATCGACGGCCGTGCTGAACCGGTCGGTGACGTAGCCCTCCTGGGTGGCGCGCAGGCCTTCCTGGCTGACGCGCAGTTGCCTCCAGGTGGCGTATGCGCCGAACAGCAGGACCATGCCGCCCACGGCCTGCAGCAGAGTCGTACGGACGTCGTTCACCGCTTTGAGCCGGTCCTGGGCGGCGACGCTCGCCCCGGCGAGATCGTGGTCGACCACGACACCCGGCAGGACGACGAGCACGGCCCCCAGGACGGCCAGCACCGCCGTCCCCGCCATCAGGGCCGCGATGGCACGATGTCCAGCCTGCCGGTCGCGCCACGGTCTGCGACCACGGCCCGGTTCCCCCGTCTCCATGAACACGGAACCCTAGGCGCCACCCCATAGGCGATCAAGATGTACGAGTTGGACTGTGGGTGGCGCGGCTCGTCGAGCGGCGCTGACACCCCGTGACCGCCGCAACCGCCGCTATCCGTGCCGACGCCAGATCAAGCACACCATTCCCGCAACGAGTGCGCCAGCCGCAGACGCCGTGGCAGCAGTGGCGGCCGACCCACCGGGTTCGACAAGCGCGCCTACATCTCCCACGGCACCGTCACCTCAATCTGACTCCGGCTCCGCCGGTGACCCCACCGGATGCGCCCTAGACATCGTCGAGTTGGACGGCCAGGCCGGCCAGATCGCCGGCGTGCAGGTCGAACTCGTCCGAGGAGGTGGGCGGGTCGCCGACGGGGCGGGCGACGTAGGCGGTGCGCAGACCAAGGTTCTGTGCTCCCCGCAGGTCCCAGGCATGGGCGGCGACCATCAAGAGCCGATCCGGCGGGCGTCCGGAAACGGTGACGGCCAGTTGGTAGACCGCTGGGTCCGGCTTGTAGGTCTGGGCCTCTTCGGCGGACAGGGCCTGGTGCCAGCGCAGTCCGGCGTGGGCGTTGAGTCCCAGCAGCGCCGACCGGCTCGCGTTGGAGAGTCCGATGAGCGGGAACCGTTCGGCAAGTCGGGCGAGCCCTGCCACGGTGTCGGGCCACGGCGGGAGCCTGCGACCTGACAGGGCCAGCGCCGATACGGCGGCCGGGTCGTCGACTTCGGCGACATCGGCGACGAGCCGGGCTGCTTCCAGGTCGAGGACGTCGCTGGGCAGGTAGGGCCGGACGCCGTCGAGGACGCAACGTTGCTCGCGGTCGATGTGCTGTTGCCACAGCGACAGAAGCTGTTCGACCCTGGAATCGTTGAGCGATGGGTCGAGTTCACGAATGCCGGCGCGGATACCGGCGGGTTCGTCGACGAGCGTGCCGAGCACGTCGAACACGATCACATCGATCTCTAGCTGTGGCATGCGGGAGGTCTCCTGGATAAAGCAGGGGCGGGAGAGCGGCTGTTGGCCGAACGCAGCGGGAAGCCACCCTGATTCCCGAACCTCACGGGCTGTGCGGCAACCGCATCAACGTCGCCACCGACCGCGCCCGCCAAACAGGAGGCACGGCCGGTGCACTATTTCCGAGTAGCCTCCGTAGCGAGCGCGGTGGCTCAGAGACGGGGTGTGGCTCCTTCCACGATCCGCCGGAACGGACAACCGTCTGCTGCCGGCGCGCGTAGCGCGCTCGCCCGTCGGCGCAGCAGCATGACCGGATGGTCCCGTGGGTGAACCACGGACAGCCGCTCGCATCCGCTGGGTGACCAGTTCGGCTGTTCACTCTTCAGGCAGGTAGCTGGCCAGCTTCCGCAGGCTCGCCAGTACTCCCTCGACGGTGGGCGCGGACTCAGGGTCGGTGAGGTACTGCATGATCAGGTCGCTGACAGGGGCGGGTTGTGCGACGGGGCGGCGTCGCGGCACGTAGCCGGCTGGTGGGCGGCCAGATCAGAGGCCGCGGACTTTGTCGGCCTGGGGGCCTCGCTGTCCCTGGGTGATCTCGAACTCGACCCGCTGGTTCTCCTCCAGGTTCCGGAAACCAGATCCCTGGATCGCGCTGAAGTGCACGAAGACGTCAGGGCCGCCCTCATCTGGGGAGATGAAGCCGAATCCCTTCTCTCCGTTGAACCACTTCACAGTGCCCTGCGCCATGCCTGCCCCTTGTGCCGTAGAGCGGGAACGTGGTCCGTTCCCGGCCGCAGCCACATCCTTTCCATGCGGCATCTGGGTAAAACAGGCGGAAATGCTGACACCGGTACTCCGTTATGCGGGGTGACCCGCCGAATGGGAGTCGACGGCGCCGGCTGTGCCCGGGGGGGGGAGGCCGCCGCCTTGGTGCGGCTCCCCGGCGTGCGCCCGTGCCCCCGGGTCGTCCTGGGGCAGGCCGTCCGTGCGGTGGTGCCTGCCGGCCGAAGGCCGCGAACCCGCCCCGGCCCTCAAAGCCCGGGGCGGGTTCGGCGCGGCTTACGCGCGGTGGAGTTTCCAGTCGCCGACGTTCTGGGCCCGGTTGTAGTAGGCGTTGGTGCACACGTCGTACTTGCCGCCGGCGGGTCCGCCTCCGTTCGTCTCCAGGAAGCCGCCGTTGTCGCCGTAGGTGTTCCACAGGTGGATCACGTCGCCGGAGCGGACATGCTGGTCACCGGGGCTGGACGCCTGGGCGAAAAGGCGCCAGCGGCCGGTACCGGGGGCGCGGTCCTGGTCCTTGGACGTCGAGACGTTGTACTTGCCGCCGCTGTTCTTCTGGTCGGCGGTCGCGTGCCCGTTGGTGTCGAGGTAGCCGCCGTCACCGCCGTAGAGGTTCCGCAGGTAGACCAGGTCCCCGCTGACCACGTTGGCACCAGCGGCCTTGCCCTCGGCGGAGAGGATCTGCCAGGTCCCCGTACCCTCTCCCCGCCTGGGCGAGTCCGCCGTCGACACCGCGTACTTCGCCCCGCTGTCGCTGCTGTGGCCGTTGGTGTCCAGGTATCCGCCCGCCCAGTTGCTGTAGCCGTTCTGCAGGTGGACCTGGTCGCCGTACTTCAGCTCGTTCGCCATTCTTCTCCCTGGTCGACGGAGGGCATGCGGACGGCTCCCGCCCCGGTGGCCGGGTCGTCCCCCCGCAGCCATCCGAGTGTCACAGTCCTGCGGCAGGCCTTGATCTGTCCGGGTGCCAAACCGCCCGTGAGGGGGGCACTGGAGGCGCGAGCGCGGTTCAAGGCCGCCAGGGGGCGCACGGAGCCGCGGCATCGTCCGTCCCGAGGCGGTCTGGGCCGCTCTCGCGGTAGCCGTCTGGAGATGCAGCGCCTGTGGACCTGGGTCCGCCTGCGTATCCGGCGCGTCCGGTGACGGGCCAGGGCCCGTGGAGCGGGGCCCCCGGCACACCGCGTGGCGTCCCTGCGCTGTCACGGGGGTCAGAGGGTGCGGGGGCTGCTCTGGGTCCTGCTCTCGCCCTGTCCGGGCGTTCGCTCTCTAGGCGGGGTCCAGTGGTCCGAGCAGCCACACGCCGGCGGAGGTGGGCTCCTCGTTGAAGTAGAAGTCACGGATGGCCTGGAGCATGTCGTCGCGGCTGATCAGGCCGTCGGTGTCCCGGTCGAGGCGGCCGAAGACCTCGCGGGCGTCCGCTTCAGGCAGCCCCATCAGGGCGCCGGACCAGCGGACCTGCTCGTCCCGGGTCAGGTATCCGTCGCCGTCCTGGTCCGCGATGTCCATCAGCGCGTCGAGGAACGGCATGTAACCGGCGTCGAAGGAGGCGGGAGTGACCAGCAGTCCGGCGGCGAACGCCGCCTGGTACTCGGCGAGGCCGATGCGTCCGTCTGCGTCGGTGTCCGCGGCCTGTGACAAGTGCTGCCACAGGCCGTCGCTCAACTCCCGCATGTGCTTGAGTGCGGGGGCTTCGGGCGCGAGCTGGAAGGCAGCGGCGAGGCGGTCGCAGGCCGACTCGAAGTCGCCGCGGTCGATGTAGCCGTCATGGTTGGTGTCGAAGGTGGCGAAGCGGCGGGCGAGTTTGCGCTGCAGGAACGGCGAGATGTCCATGACTGACACCCTGCCTGCCGCAGCAGCGCCTGAAACGCCGCTGACGAGCGGGGCTACCCGTAGGGGGCGCGCCGGGTCGGACAGCCGGCTGCGGCCGGGCGCTCATCCGTCGGACGAGCGCGGGCGGTCATGGAAGCCGAAGGGAGCCTGCCGGCGGTCCCTGGTCGCGGGCGCGGTGCCGTGGGTTCCCGCAGCCTCCAGGGAAGTGCGGGATCCCGTCTGGTCCGGTGCCCGTCCCCTCGACGGACGAAGGAGTGGTTACTGCGGGACGGGTGTCTCACCGGAGACGGCCACGCCTGCCCGGCGGAAGTCCTCCAGGGTCGACGCGGTGGTGTCCGGGGCGACGCCGACCGAGTAGTCCAGGAGCACGCGGGCGCGGAACCCGTCCTTGACAGCATCCAACGCGGTGGCGCGGACGCAGTGGTCGGTGGCGATGCCCACCACGTCGACGTCTTCGACTCCCCGCGAGCGCAGCCACTCCGCCAGGGGTGTCCCGTGTTCATCGAAGCCTTCGAAACCGCTCTTGGAGGCGCTGTGAGCCCCCTTGAAGAAGACGGCGTCCACCTTGCCGCCGGTGGCAGCGGGAGCGAAGTTCGGGTGGAACTCGCCGCCTTCGCCCCCGACCACGCAGTGGACGGGGAAGCTGTCCTTGAAGTCCGGGTTCTCGGAGAAGTGGCTGCCTGGGTCGATGTGGTGGTCCCGGGTGGCCACGATGTACTGGTAGTCGGTCCCCGCACTGCGCTCGACCAGAGCGGCGACAGCGGTCGCGATCCGCGCCCCGCCCGTGACCGGGACACTGCCTCCCTCACAGAAGTCGTTCTGCACATCCACGACGATCAACCCTCGGCTCATCATGAGCCCCCTTCAACGCGACGGAACAACCCCCCGCGTTCTACCGGCCCCACACGCTCACCGACAGACAAAAGCGGTCGCGCTCACCCGCACGGACCACGATTGTTCACCGCAGAAACGCTTCGTGCCCGACCTCTATGACACGTCATCTCATCTGGCTGAGTGAGCTGTGGCTTGTGCTGGGGGTCGTTGAGCGCCTAGTGACGCACGCGTTGCGGGAACTGTGCCGGCGGCTGGTACCGGAGGCACCGACTCGGCCACAGGGCGGTGGCCGGCGTCGGCACGGTGGCTGTGAGGTGCGGCCCGCGATCGTGGACGTGTCGCCATCGGACTGCAGGTGGCAGCACCTGCCCACCGCTTCGTTCAGACCGCCGCCGGAAGCGACGGCTCACCACCGGTTCACCGAGCGGGCGCAGGCCAGGGGGGTGGGCCACGCTGCACCGCAGGCCGCAGGAGGTGTGCGAGCCGGGCGGCCACGGCGAGCGCACGAAGCCGCGTGGGACAGGACTGTCCGGCACCCACGGTGCGCTGACGTGTTCGTACGAAGGCGCGCGCGGGTCACTTGGTCTCGCGGGAACGCGGGGCCGGCAGGCGGAAGATGCCCGGCAGCCTGCGCAGGGCCTCGTCATCGCCGGCCGCCGTCGCGGCACCGGTCTCGGTCGCGTGGGAGAGGGTCAGCCTGCCGGCCGTCACCTCGGCGAGCACCTCCTTCGTGGTGGTGATCGTCGCGTCCGGGTGCCGGGTGGGCCCGTGGACCGTCTCGACGATGCCGTCGTCGACGCGGGCGTGGAAGATCTCGTCGTCGACGTGGAACTCGTAGACCGCGCGCAGTCCTGCGGCGGCATCGGGGTCGAAGCACGCCCGCAGGCCGAGCACGGCCCAGCTGGCGTGGAAGGTCTCGTCCGTGCGGCGCTCGTCCATGGCCCACTTCAGGCCCCACCGGGCCAGTGCCAGGACGGCGGGCCCGAGTTCCTCGCCCGCTTCGGTGAGCGCGTACGCGGGGGTGCGGGCGGGCGGCGGCAGAAGCACCTTGTGCGCGAGACCCTCGCGTTCCAGGTGTTTGAGCCGGGCCGCGAGCAGTCCGGTGCCCAGTCCGCGCAGGCCGGCTTGGAGGTCGCCGTACCGTTTGGGGCCGGTGAGCAGTTCGCGGATGAGCAGCAGGGTCCAGCGCTCGCCCACGAGGTCGAGGGTGCGCGCGGTCGCGCAGTACTGTCGGTACGTTCGCTGCTCCACTCCCTCACTCTAGACTTCGCTCTTCCTGTTCTTGAAGCGTCACCGGGGGTCCGGGGGTGTCTCCAGGAGCAGCCGGGCGAGTGGTTCCGGGTCGGTCAGCATCACGTCGTGCGGGCCGTCGAGCGCGAGGGTCCGGTAGCCGAGAGCGGCGCCGAAGCGGTCGAACGGGTAGGCCGCGGGCCGGTAGTGGACGGCCGTGCCGGGGATGTGGTCGACGGCGTCGCTCAGCCGTGTGGCCTCGGTGAACGTGCGCAGCGCCTGAGGGACGAGGCGCTCGGCGAGCCAGGCCGTGTCGGCAGCGTCGACGATGCCGAAGGCCGCCGGGGGCGGGGCCGGGATCCACCGCCCGTCCCCGGATGTCCGGGCCGCCTCGCGTACGGCGGTGACGAAGGCGTCGGGGGCCAGTTCGAGCATGCTCGTTCCGTCGTGTCCGGCCCAGCCGTCCACGAGGACGAGGTGGTCGACGGCGTGGGGGCGCAGGTCCGCTGCCTGCCGGACGACGAGACCGGCGTAACTGTGGCCGACGAGGACGAGTTCCTCACCCGCCGGGACGGTGTCGAGGGCGGCGGCGACCGTTGCGGCGTCGTCGTGGAGCCCGTGGTCGCCGGACGTGCCGAGGTCCGGGGTGAGCGTGCGGGCTCCGGCGGCGTGCAGCAGGGGCACGAGCCGGTCCCAGGCCCAGGGTCGGTGCCAGGCGCCGTGGACGAGTACGTACGTGGTCATCGGTGCTCCTCGCGCAGCGGTGGCAGAGCGTGGCCGGCGCGCTTCGGCAGGTGCGCCTCATGAGGGTTGCCCTCGGCCCGGGTCATGTCGGACCCGAGCCGCCCGGCCTGTGGCCGAGCGGTCGGGGCGTGCGTCGGCGGGAAGTTGACGCTCTTCGGCCCTGGCATCGCCCCTCCCCCGGGGTTGTCGGCCTCCCAGGCTCGGGGGGCGCAGTGCGGGCAGCACACCGCCGTTGCCTGCGGCCCCGTTCGGCGGGCTCCGGTCACGGCCGCTGACGGCGGCCGACTCCTCACGCGCCGGCTCGCCACCCTTGCCAGGTCACCCTAGCCCGCGAGTTTCTGATTTTGAAGTGACTACTTCTAAAACAAGAAGCTAGCCTTGCAGGGTTCCGCGCTGCCCGAGATGACCGCCGGGGCGACGGCCAGAGACGCCGTGCCGGGCGCAGGCCCAGGTCACCGGCGGCAGGAGCGTCCTCCTCCACGCGGTACGGCGAGGGTGCGCCGCGTTCCCGCCTACCGCCGCGGCACGCTCTTAGCCTCTGGACCGTTAACCGAATATTGTCGTATATGTGACTCATGGGAATTCCGAGGACGGCGGCGACCTAGCCTCCTTGGACGAGGCGCTCGGCGCCACCGTGCGCCGTACGGGGGCACTGGCGGGTGGCGTGTACCTGCTGGCGGCGCAGGAACCGGTACTGGGGCTGGCCGCGGTCTGTGGCATGCCGATGACCACCGTGGCGCCGTGGCGGCGCGTGGCGGTCTCGGCCGCGGGACCCCTGTCGG
This region of Streptomyces ambofaciens ATCC 23877 genomic DNA includes:
- a CDS encoding pentapeptide repeat-containing protein, which codes for MAGTAVLAVLGAVLVVLPGVVVDHDLAGASVAAQDRLKAVNDVRTTLLQAVGGMVLLFGAYATWRQLRVSQEGLRATQEGYVTDRFSTAVDQLGSDKLETRIGGLHALWRIAEHSARDREAVISIQAAYLRTHLPWPPAGPQAPAADVPINDVVPLEIRAADAQVALTGLGVLLLQPREQSWINLSVTDLRRADCDGLWLHEVNLDRSCMEAAGLYHANLTQASLVSVNLRHADLKTAILRRARCVLADLRGARLVETDLREADFTEADLREANLRKADAGGAVFRRADLRLADLRGADLKTADLLQARLTGAVASENTRWPAGFDQATAGVILTEDPGPEPPPLLQPTGITTQHPPLRSMP
- a CDS encoding winged helix-turn-helix transcriptional regulator — encoded protein: MEQRTYRQYCATARTLDLVGERWTLLLIRELLTGPKRYGDLQAGLRGLGTGLLAARLKHLEREGLAHKVLLPPPARTPAYALTEAGEELGPAVLALARWGLKWAMDERRTDETFHASWAVLGLRACFDPDAAAGLRAVYEFHVDDEIFHARVDDGIVETVHGPTRHPDATITTTKEVLAEVTAGRLTLSHATETGAATAAGDDEALRRLPGIFRLPAPRSRETK
- a CDS encoding isochorismatase family protein, with product MSRGLIVVDVQNDFCEGGSVPVTGGARIATAVAALVERSAGTDYQYIVATRDHHIDPGSHFSENPDFKDSFPVHCVVGGEGGEFHPNFAPAATGGKVDAVFFKGAHSASKSGFEGFDEHGTPLAEWLRSRGVEDVDVVGIATDHCVRATALDAVKDGFRARVLLDYSVGVAPDTTASTLEDFRRAGVAVSGETPVPQ
- a CDS encoding alpha/beta hydrolase; this encodes MTTYVLVHGAWHRPWAWDRLVPLLHAAGARTLTPDLGTSGDHGLHDDAATVAAALDTVPAGEELVLVGHSYAGLVVRQAADLRPHAVDHLVLVDGWAGHDGTSMLELAPDAFVTAVREAARTSGDGRWIPAPPPAAFGIVDAADTAWLAERLVPQALRTFTEATRLSDAVDHIPGTAVHYRPAAYPFDRFGAALGYRTLALDGPHDVMLTDPEPLARLLLETPPDPR
- a CDS encoding EF-hand domain-containing protein, whose amino-acid sequence is MDISPFLQRKLARRFATFDTNHDGYIDRGDFESACDRLAAAFQLAPEAPALKHMRELSDGLWQHLSQAADTDADGRIGLAEYQAAFAAGLLVTPASFDAGYMPFLDALMDIADQDGDGYLTRDEQVRWSGALMGLPEADAREVFGRLDRDTDGLISRDDMLQAIRDFYFNEEPTSAGVWLLGPLDPA
- a CDS encoding helix-turn-helix transcriptional regulator; the encoded protein is MVEVPGSHSGWTFVTNHARVLAAIADNPNIRIRDIAAHCRLTERAVQRIISDLEQDGYLSHTRDGRTNTYRIQPDKVLRHPAEAGLPVAALLSLLVQDESDRTREPGRHASHLTGTGGTR
- a CDS encoding cold-shock protein, which encodes MAQGTVKWFNGEKGFGFISPDEGGPDVFVHFSAIQGSGFRNLEENQRVEFEITQGQRGPQADKVRGL
- a CDS encoding haloacid dehalogenase type II, yielding MPQLEIDVIVFDVLGTLVDEPAGIRAGIRELDPSLNDSRVEQLLSLWQQHIDREQRCVLDGVRPYLPSDVLDLEAARLVADVAEVDDPAAVSALALSGRRLPPWPDTVAGLARLAERFPLIGLSNASRSALLGLNAHAGLRWHQALSAEEAQTYKPDPAVYQLAVTVSGRPPDRLLMVAAHAWDLRGAQNLGLRTAYVARPVGDPPTSSDEFDLHAGDLAGLAVQLDDV
- a CDS encoding tetratricopeptide repeat protein, with translation MSESQSDRDTGEEQRRPRRTVRTWRVRRRFRHRERREARPWPDVHEDIAYLTRELGRWHPHTLTAHSRVFSWLLHEGRHPEILRLAEAEAAERTAEFGADDPGTLGCRSALAWRRRRVGDLDGAVAEARAVADDSARVLGPDHADTHRRRAYLARFLAENGEAAEGVRLLRVLYAESQAFGWQRKDETRSIRTALVTALELNGDLQEALDLLEEELEAERGTIYGIDENLGDYEMKRLQEWRTRLVAEVALQDWNRRRKHEQSKDTPGRQP